The genomic segment CAAATCAGCCAATGAGGGAGAAGCAGACCTGTGCGAAGGTGAGAGGTGAgggatgctgatgctgatgctgctgctgcattgaATGTAATGTGGGAAATATGAAAATGACTGTTTATGCTTAGAGTGTGTGGTGACAGACAGATGaatacagtttaaaataaatattaacataacCCTTAAAACTATAAATACACCCAAAACACACTGAGCTCAGTATAATCTGACAGTAAGCCCTGTGACAATAACACTTTACCAGAATCCCATAGcactttatccaatcaggagccaggaCGTTGTCAAGAGTTCAGGTTAACCTCATAAAAGTATAACCTAATACAATCTACACCAACATCAGTCTTCACTATCCTAATCATTTGTTAgtttaggaaaataaaaaaattataattattggaGCTCACAGGATGTGGGAGATTGTTGTTTACTCTTGCTCTGTTTGGTAAGGTTGTGTAACTAATTTACTGACAAAGGCAGCGGGGCAACAACTCCTGTTATATAAaatctcaatggactttggtatgGGAGAGTTACAAAGTGATGTCCAACTGTGAAATAAAGAGACAAATAAATTCCTGAGGTAGCATATGATGGACTCCCTGTTGTAGTTTAGATGTTTTTTATCATCTGTGGCTAAaattgtagtttgtttttttcatcctcAGATTCCCCTTTAGTGTCATTCTAACGTGAGGGTTTGATTTGCGGCGGTTGAATCACTCATAAACACACAGGATTAGGGCAGATATCCTTAATGAgcagcatttaaatgtaatccaCACACAGCTGATTCCCTGATTACACGTCACAGAGAGTTGCCCTGCTTCAACACACCTGATCCAAAtgagctcgtcatcaagctctgcagaagcctgataacgagctgttcatttgaatcaggtgtgttggagcagggccaCGTCGAAAACATGCAAGGCAgcgttccctgaggaccagggttgggaaacactgacttaCACTAAggtaattttattttatgttattcaCCTTTATTACTATCTTTATTCAAATTTAAACttgtatcttgttttttttttaaaaacacaacaggggCGTGTCgcatttttaatttcacagaTGAACAGACAGATCTTGAatcttgtaaatgtgtgtgaggaACACATAGGTCACTTTAGCAAATCATGTATTGGTTTTGTGACAGTTCTGTTAAATAACAACTttgcacatacatacatttataaatagTCAAATTCTTAACATTGTTAACTCGCGTTTAAGTCATGAACTGATTTCGATCGTctacttgtccacagtgacctcagcaaGTTTGAAGATGATCGCATCAAAGCGCTAGGACAAGACTTTTTGGACTACCCTGGCACGATTAAGGTGTGTACCAACTTCCGTTTATGTACGTGAGAACAAAACCAAAAGTCACCTGATGAAAGCTGATTTTCATTTTCGTAAGCCCCTCCCCACTTTCAACTTGCCACGCTTTTTCACTGAACGACTTTCACGCGTAAATTTCCTATTGTGAGTTTTTTGGGTATGGGAAAGCGCTTTAAAAAcgcgaataataataataacaaccataagaagaagaagaactcctTGAGTTTCAATTTCAAACATTCAATCATGTTTCGGACTTGAAGATAATTACAGCAAAtaagattgaaaaaaaagtgtttcagagaAATTTAAATGACATATTCCAGCTTTAATATTCCGTTTATTGGGGATACAAAAGCTGGAAGCAGTGATCACACGGAAGGACATGACTGTATACAAATCACAAGTGCTCATATCCCCTATACGGTAAATTATCTTCAGATCAAAACTTAAGATTGTGTGTCCTCTTCCCTATTTTGTGTCATTCCTATGTAAATAGTCCAAAAAAATTTCAGATGAGAAATTTAACATGTGGTTTGCACTACAATTATTACAGTATAATTACAGTAAAATCATCAGTTgtacagatatacacacacacacacagtgctcatcattacacaaacacacagacactctcacTTTGACATTGCCATGGCCATCAGAAAGATTCTTAGCGGCAGAACATCCTCCACCCATTCACCGTCTGACTGTAGCATCCTCTGCCATAGATGAGCCTCAGCGGTCGTTGAGTCCATCCACGGCACATCCACCCCATAACTCTGCCCTGCAtgggaaaaacacacaggagtttATTTTCTAACTAAGGtcttatgtctttgtgaggaccaaaaaaaaaacttataaaaCATAAGagagtggggacattttgggaaagtgaggactcACATTGTGTCACCCCTTAGATGTCTCTTTAagagttaagacctggttttgggTGTTATTACTTGAAGCAGTTTCATTGTGCTTGTGCTAAAATGAAAAGTGCCTTGTTAAAAGAGATCACGCTCAGCGTCGTCTCACCTGTCCCGAGGCCGAGCCGCAGGCCGCCGATGAAGTGGCTGTTGAGTCGGTCGTGATCCCACACTGTGATTTCCACGCACGCCTCCCTGAGGTCCTCCGCCCGGAAGCCGTCGTACACCATGGTGTGGTTGAACATGGGGTTCGCCGTCCTCTTCACCACCCGCGTCTTCTGGCGGCTTTTCCTGTTCGTGTCGGGCAGCACGGTGCTAGggaggagttgttttttttaaatacattcagTTTTTGCATTTCAATCATCACAAAGTCTAACGGGCTGTTCTTTTTGGTTGGCCATCACACAACTGGCAGCGCTGTCATAAAATATTTCACGGTGAAGAGCTGTCCATAATGGATTCCCTCGCAGATTCACCGACTTGCTGGACTAAACACTTTAGCTTTCCACAGCGTGTGGAAAGCTAAAGTGGGCTGACGGCGCGCAGGACATCTGTCTTACCATTTCACAAACGGGTCGATAATCACTCCTCGGACTGAGGGGAGACTCTTGCAGTCCTTCACCCAGATCTGCACCTCACCGGTCTCCATCCTCGATGTCCTACTACCTGTGGAAGCAGTCGACCCACAATAACTcgtaataataatgacttaagtcGAGGTATATAAGCGAGAGAATATGAAGCACGGTGAGCTCACTGTGGGATGTCTGAGGCAGGAATCTGAGGGCCACTCTCATCTGTCCTCTGCCGTCCACCTGGCGTGAAGGAGACACTGCCGGGGTCTGTGCTGACACCTGAGGTGAGTAGATATCAtggtaaatacagtaaatacattaaaagaattacacacaaaaatgaggCCTTTACCCTGGCTTTTAACGTGTATTCATTTATCTGCGTGTTGCTGAAGTCCCACTCGGACAAATCCAGGTCCACCTCGCCCAGGAAAATGTTCCGTCCAAAGACGTCGTTGTGCCAAACCGAGACGTTCAAATTGTGAGTCCTTAACAACTCCTTGAAGATTTTGAACTgtgaaaagaggagaggaagaggagcaaaACATCTGCCTCAGAGAGCAGTGGAAGTGGAAGTCAAGTCAAGTTTAAGACAATATTCTGTATAACTCACCACTCCAAATTGAATATGAAGGATACACTTTACCTTCTGGATTCTTTAAGTCACACTGCTCTATGTTCTATAACTAAGGCTCACTTCACTGTAAACTAAATCTACCTTTCggcataataaataaataaagtatcaCTGACCTTAAACTTGACCCCCATAATTACCCGTTAGTAGACGGGTCATTACTTAGTCGACAAAGATAACTTCAtctatttttttatgaatatttctttgtttattaggtgttttgttgttgttgttgttttttttttttaattaaatctccGCTGTATGTTTGATTCAGAATCGTATATGTGTTGTATGTAAAAGAGATTtctaaaggtcaaaggtcaaaataATATGGATATGTATCTTACCCGTAGAATTTCACTGTAGTTGGggtttaaagtcttttttttcaccGTGGTTTTTCTCTTCCCCAACTTTGATTTGTCAGGGAGAAGATAACATTTCAcatatctgtgtatatataaaacaaaaaggttAACAAAATCACAAACATTATAGACAAATCACTGATGTATAATTTATCCCGTGTCTTTACAGCTGTTACTCACGGGTCAGAGCGGTGCTTCTTGGTGTCGGCCACAGCCAGGTCCCTGCAGTGCACCACAAAGATGTGGAATTCTCCCAGCTTCTGGATGTAGTTCATGGCAAACTGGATGTTTCCCTGCACCTCGACGTTGCCGTAGTCCGCGTGGaaaatgctgctgatgctgccgcTCACCTGCTCAGAGAGAAAAACGCCAACCATACTGTAAGTTCTAGTCTTTTTATAACTTCTACGATTGCCTCATGTCTAAAGCTAGCTGCTAAAAGCTTTGTAAGTCCAGAGAGAGAACGTGCAGGCAATAGGGCAAGAAAAGACAAAGTTAAGTATGTTTCTCTAACGCTGAATAAAATAGAGAAAaactcagagagcacaaactTCCACCAAGGCCACTCAGTTTTCCACAGACTCTCCTGTCTGTCACCAAAATCTGGGCCAATATATCCCagaatttcattgtttttcttttatatcaTAAACATCCAGTATGTGATGCTGCAGGTTGACATACAGACGACATGGACGCCATTCCTGAGGACAGACTTATGTTAGACGTGGAGCTGCCTGTGTTTCTTCTCCGGCTCAAGCTTGTGTCGAAGGTGCTGTCACTGTCCGTCTGatgaaaaagcagaaaagaCTGTAGgattaggttaaaaaaaaaaaataatcacacacacttaaggtgtgggggggggtcaAAGGTGATTTACCTCGTCCAGCTGGAGGACAGGCACCGACACGCTGGCATTCAGCTGCTTTGAGTAGGAGGCGGACGGTGAAAGTGAGGAAACTGGAAGAAAAATATAACTTTGGCATATCACAGACTGCTGTGGTTCCATGTTTGCCCAGCAGGTGTCGGTATTTACACTGTACATGTTTAAAATTGTAGGGTTTTGCCAAAGCTAACAAGCTTCATCTTTTTACAGAAATCATTTATAGTGTCATTATATTTTAATTAGAAGTACAAAAGTTTATATCTTATAATTTAGATTGTGGGAATTGTGTGATTTAGgcaaaatagaaatagaatCTTCCTGTCTTTCAACACTTTAAAATCACTCGAATCTGAATTCTGTTATTCAAAATAGTCTACATGGCACAATAACAAGACtgaattcactcattcattctgtATAGTATATAAAGAGCGGGCTACATATTTACCATCATCCAGACTTTGATTCATTTGCTTTCCTGAGCCATATTTAGTCCTCTCTTCACCTGAGAGACAACGAGACAGCGCTAATCACAAAATGATATTGTGTGAACTCCCTTGACAAAAGGTTTGAAAGTTACAgacattttgtttacatttaaaagtcacacactacagctttaactgtATAAAGGAACTCAGGTTCTGCATGGGCAGAATAAAAGAGTTGCGTTACTTGGTTGCGAGGTAAGGTCTTCCAGACTTCTGGACACAGTCATCCTTGTCGATAATCGCTTCAGAGCGGCCATGATGGAGGTCGGACTGTCATCGTAACCTGCCACAAATGAAACACAGCTCAGCTCTGGAAAAATAGACTCAACATAGATGCCACACCACCTACAGCTtccatgcattaaaaaaaatgagaaatcaTGGTTCATTTTATATTCATAATCAGCACCGCAGTCAGGACTCTGATTATGTGACGTATCTGTCCTTGATTTCTCACCATCTCAGCTACTGTGAGGTGTTTAAAACCTGGATATGGTATGACTTTCAGTCAATCAGTGGCAAAGGGATTTGTAGATTTCTTAAAATATAAAGAATCTACGTGCCACAATAGCCCAACTTCCACTGGAGTATTCCAGGTCTCAAAATCTGGGATAATCCAGGTCTCATCCAGGTTTTAAGCACataaaatcaatgaaaacaaaacaagccgAGCGAAATCAAGTGAAGAggaaacacagaagaacaacCAAATCACAGCAGattgcacaaacacacgcacattttGAATTTCAGGATTTCGTCAAGTGCAAATAAGCGAAAGTCAAATCAGACTCACTGTGATGTTAATGTGTTAACCTCGTGTGATTTTTCTTAAAGGAAAACGTGACGGTCAGTTTCCATTGATCAATCGTTATCTcgaggagagcgagagagagaattcAAAAGCTCACTGCTTGAACTTGCCCGAGGCAGGGACCAGGCCCTGGTTGTTGCTGCTTCTTGGCCGgagtttccatctttcttttgCACAATCCAAGAACTGATTAAAGGACTCTGGTTGTCCACAAAGTCTCTCAGgtcattttcttcacttttctctTGGTGAAAAGGAGGCACATGTTCCTTCTCCTGCGGCCCGAGGTAGTGCTGATAATCCTGAGGGATGAAAGATCTGGCAAGGCGTGTCAAGCTCCCAACTCTCTTCTCTGGAGTTGGTTTGGATTTTGGTGAAGTCGAGGGTGTGTGCTGTGTCTTAAAAGTGTCACAGTCCTCTGGTTGCTTTGCTCCACGTAAGGGACTCCTCGTCTGTCTTGGCATCGGTGATGGTTTCTCTTGTTCAACCAAATCAATGTTGATTGGAAAGGTTTTCAAGGGAGAACCATCCAGCCTGGATCTCTTAGGACTGGGTGATTCTGTAGGAAGGACCCTTGGGTGGCAGGTCTTAGATGGACTCATTCGGACGTCATCGTCATGGTTTTTTGATTTACTCGGGCTGAGGGGGCGTGGCTGAGGCTTTGTATCAGCCTTGACTTTGCCAGCACCTCCAGAGCTCATCATTCGTGTCCTTTCTGGACTCTGAATGACAAAACCTTTGTCTGTCACTTTAAGTGATTTTAAAACCTTAGACTCGTCAGAATTCTCTCTATTGTCTATGGATGTTCTACGGTCAGGCTGGGGCGAAACAACTTTGTTGTCTTCCTTGACTTTTGCGGTGATTACTCTAGGGCCAGTCGTTTCTTTTTCCCAGAAATGCCTAAGCTCACTGATCTTGGCTGGTGTTTCCTCTGGAGGACTGGAACTGGACTGTCTGGTGAGGTTGGGGGGAACACCCTCCAGCTTCTTCTGCACAGGGGTGACAAAGCTTTCCTGTGACTCTAATACTGTTAAAGAGTCGTCTGTCTCTTCATATATAAGAACTGGATTAGCTCTGTACGTGCCATCTTCCTTTGATACATCTACTAAACGTTTATATTCAGTTTGTGGTGACAGAATATGAGGTGACATCTTGTTTAAGCTCTCTGCATATGTCTGAAGACCATGCGAGGCTCCTGAGATGTCTTCTTCATTTCTCTCCTTTCTGGAAAATTTGTTTTTGGGACTAGTGTTTGCAGTCTCCCAGAAAGCTCTCAGGTTGGACAGTTTCTCTGGAACCTGGACAGCTGTGTCTTCTGTTACATCCTGCTGAGTATCTACATCTATTGTGGCCACTGATTCCTCAAATGTGGTGCTCTGGAGTGCTGCAAGTGGTAGTGTTCTGACCTCTCTAGATTCATGTGTGACACTTCTGTGTTTGTCCACAGGCCCATCTGCAGCCCCTCTGGAGAGAATCTGA from the Solea solea chromosome 4, fSolSol10.1, whole genome shotgun sequence genome contains:
- the sytl2a gene encoding synaptotagmin-like protein 2 isoform X6: MIDLSFLTEEEQETILSVLQRDSELKKSEEQRVQKLHQSLSNRDQLKYLTGDWFYETKQLRHQDRIHGSDIILASMRHTTQKPLTILELSQILPEESSFVGSDNKEVFVPPLLCGLLQENNTDRYQNQDPYDTFKDIQSTTKRKNPFNSELCAHQALEEDHTPEQTEGYDDSPTSIMAALKRLSTRMTVSRSLEDLTSQPSEERTKYGSGKQMNQSLDDVSSLSPSASYSKQLNASVSVPVLQLDETDSDSTFDTSLSRRRNTGSSTSNISLSSGMASMSSQVSGSISSIFHADYGNVEVQGNIQFAMNYIQKLGEFHIFVVHCRDLAVADTKKHRSDPYVKCYLLPDKSKLGKRKTTVKKKTLNPNYSEILRFKIFKELLRTHNLNVSVWHNDVFGRNIFLGEVDLDLSEWDFSNTQINEYTLKARVSAQTPAVSPSRQVDGRGQMRVALRFLPQTSHSSRTSRMETGEVQIWVKDCKSLPSVRGVIIDPFVKCTVLPDTNRKSRQKTRVVKRTANPMFNHTMVYDGFRAEDLREACVEITVWDHDRLNSHFIGGLRLGLGTGQSYGVDVPWMDSTTAEAHLWQRMLQSDGEWVEDVLPLRIFLMAMAMSK
- the sytl2a gene encoding synaptotagmin-like protein 2 isoform X7, whose translation is MAALKRLSTRMTVSRSLEDLTSQPSEERTKYGSGKQMNQSLDDVSSLSPSASYSKQLNASVSVPVLQLDETDSDSTFDTSLSRRRNTGSSTSNISLSSGMASMSSQVSGSISSIFHADYGNVEVQGNIQFAMNYIQKLGEFHIFVVHCRDLAVADTKKHRSDPYVKCYLLPDKSKLGKRKTTVKKKTLNPNYSEILRFKIFKELLRTHNLNVSVWHNDVFGRNIFLGEVDLDLSEWDFSNTQINEYTLKARVSAQTPAVSPSRQVDGRGQMRVALRFLPQTSHSSRTSRMETGEVQIWVKDCKSLPSVRGVIIDPFVKCTVLPDTNRKSRQKTRVVKRTANPMFNHTMVYDGFRAEDLREACVEITVWDHDRLNSHFIGGLRLGLGTGQSYGVDVPWMDSTTAEAHLWQRMLQSDGEWVEDVLPLRIFLMAMAMSK
- the sytl2a gene encoding synaptotagmin-like protein 2 isoform X1, whose product is MIDLSFLTEEEQETILSVLQRDSELKKSEEQRVQKLHQSLSNRDQLKYLTGDWFYETKQLRHQDRIHGSDIILASMRHTTQKPLTILELSQILPEESSFVGSDNKEVFVPPLLCGLLQENNTDRYQNQDPYDTFKDIQSTTKQRKNPFNSELCAHQALEEDHTPEQTEDALPSFDCSISYVSNLRQDASLASQDASKNGAVSTGSNDSFADTDGPEGRQTNSSAPRGILKPLLSSSFTDTSVTDLDVQNPIIVDPSNDTWTDRRQVRFNSMVTQGSVERQKGKELGEHSLLDFDSSAPSEMRNGLNNYDLEGLGETSAGTQRPVLNQSQEDAQDDDVSCKNEAKLWGQEAGRHRVLGDVSERWHSKCRSRAGSSLVSAEQDPGKLVHQKTESEEDCHSQAKAKEGPTRHDSHRQNLPGQSADISVEARSDIKQSTGVSSASSSHAASPRLRQRLLGIFRRLKDKRGEVQSPQREEVKIREEKPRNAQILSRGAADGPVDKHRSVTHESREVRTLPLAALQSTTFEESVATIDVDTQQDVTEDTAVQVPEKLSNLRAFWETANTSPKNKFSRKERNEEDISGASHGLQTYAESLNKMSPHILSPQTEYKRLVDVSKEDGTYRANPVLIYEETDDSLTVLESQESFVTPVQKKLEGVPPNLTRQSSSSPPEETPAKISELRHFWEKETTGPRVITAKVKEDNKVVSPQPDRRTSIDNRENSDESKVLKSLKVTDKGFVIQSPERTRMMSSGGAGKVKADTKPQPRPLSPSKSKNHDDDVRMSPSKTCHPRVLPTESPSPKRSRLDGSPLKTFPINIDLVEQEKPSPMPRQTRSPLRGAKQPEDCDTFKTQHTPSTSPKSKPTPEKRVGSLTRLARSFIPQDYQHYLGPQEKEHVPPFHQEKSEENDLRDFVDNQSPLISSWIVQKKDGNSGQEAATTRAWSLPRASSSSYDDSPTSIMAALKRLSTRMTVSRSLEDLTSQPSEERTKYGSGKQMNQSLDDVSSLSPSASYSKQLNASVSVPVLQLDETDSDSTFDTSLSRRRNTGSSTSNISLSSGMASMSSQVSGSISSIFHADYGNVEVQGNIQFAMNYIQKLGEFHIFVVHCRDLAVADTKKHRSDPYVKCYLLPDKSKLGKRKTTVKKKTLNPNYSEILRFKIFKELLRTHNLNVSVWHNDVFGRNIFLGEVDLDLSEWDFSNTQINEYTLKARVSAQTPAVSPSRQVDGRGQMRVALRFLPQTSHSSRTSRMETGEVQIWVKDCKSLPSVRGVIIDPFVKCTVLPDTNRKSRQKTRVVKRTANPMFNHTMVYDGFRAEDLREACVEITVWDHDRLNSHFIGGLRLGLGTGQSYGVDVPWMDSTTAEAHLWQRMLQSDGEWVEDVLPLRIFLMAMAMSK
- the sytl2a gene encoding synaptotagmin-like protein 2 isoform X4, whose translation is MIDLSFLTEEEQETILSVLQRDSELKKSEEQRVQKLHQSLSNRDQLKYLTGDWFYETKQLRHQDRIHGSDIILASMRHTTQKPLTILELSQILPEESSFVGSDNKEVFVPPLLCGLLQENNTDRYQNQDPYDTFKDIQSTTKQRKNPFNSELCAHQALEEDHTPEQTEDALPSFDCSISYVSNLRQDASLASQDASKNGAVSTGSNDSFADTDGPEGRQTNSSAPRGILKPLLSSSFTDTSVTDLDVQNPIIVDPSNDTWTDRRQVRFNSMVTQGSVERQKGKELGEHSLLDFDSSAPSEMRNGLNNYDLEGLGETSAGTQRPVLNQSQEDAQDDDVSCKNEAKLWGQEAGRHRVLGDVSERWHSKCRSRAGSSLVSAEQDPGYDDSPTSIMAALKRLSTRMTVSRSLEDLTSQPSEERTKYGSGKQMNQSLDDVSSLSPSASYSKQLNASVSVPVLQLDETDSDSTFDTSLSRRRNTGSSTSNISLSSGMASMSSQVSGSISSIFHADYGNVEVQGNIQFAMNYIQKLGEFHIFVVHCRDLAVADTKKHRSDPYVKCYLLPDKSKLGKRKTTVKKKTLNPNYSEILRFKIFKELLRTHNLNVSVWHNDVFGRNIFLGEVDLDLSEWDFSNTQINEYTLKARVSAQTPAVSPSRQVDGRGQMRVALRFLPQTSHSSRTSRMETGEVQIWVKDCKSLPSVRGVIIDPFVKCTVLPDTNRKSRQKTRVVKRTANPMFNHTMVYDGFRAEDLREACVEITVWDHDRLNSHFIGGLRLGLGTGQSYGVDVPWMDSTTAEAHLWQRMLQSDGEWVEDVLPLRIFLMAMAMSK
- the sytl2a gene encoding synaptotagmin-like protein 2 isoform X5; this encodes MIDLSFLTEEEQETILSVLQRDSELKKSEEQRVQKLHQSLSNRDQLKYLTGDWFYETKQLRHQDRIHGSDIILASMRHTTQKPLTILELSQILPEESSFVGSDNKEVFVPPLLCGLLQENNTDRYQNQDPYDTFKDIQSTTKQRKNPFNSELCAHQALEEDHTPEQTEGYDDSPTSIMAALKRLSTRMTVSRSLEDLTSQPSEERTKYGSGKQMNQSLDDVSSLSPSASYSKQLNASVSVPVLQLDETDSDSTFDTSLSRRRNTGSSTSNISLSSGMASMSSQVSGSISSIFHADYGNVEVQGNIQFAMNYIQKLGEFHIFVVHCRDLAVADTKKHRSDPYVKCYLLPDKSKLGKRKTTVKKKTLNPNYSEILRFKIFKELLRTHNLNVSVWHNDVFGRNIFLGEVDLDLSEWDFSNTQINEYTLKARVSAQTPAVSPSRQVDGRGQMRVALRFLPQTSHSSRTSRMETGEVQIWVKDCKSLPSVRGVIIDPFVKCTVLPDTNRKSRQKTRVVKRTANPMFNHTMVYDGFRAEDLREACVEITVWDHDRLNSHFIGGLRLGLGTGQSYGVDVPWMDSTTAEAHLWQRMLQSDGEWVEDVLPLRIFLMAMAMSK
- the sytl2a gene encoding synaptotagmin-like protein 2 isoform X3, whose translation is MIDLSFLTEEEQETILSVLQRDSELKKSEEQRVQKLHQSLSNRDQLKYLTGDWFYETKQLRHQDRIHGSDIILASMRHTTQKPLTILELSQILPEESSFVGSDNKEVFVPPLLCGLLQENNTDRYQNQDPYDTFKDIQSTTKRKNPFNSELCAHQALEEDHTPEQTEDALPSFDCSISYVSNLRQDASLASQDASKNGAVSTGSNDSFADTDGPEGRQTNSSAPRGILKPLLSSSFTDTSVTDLDVQNPIIVDPSNDTWTDRRQVRFNSMVTQGSVERQKGKELGEHSLLDFDSSAPSEMRNGLNNYDLEGLGETSAGTQRPVLNQSQEDAQDDDVSCKNEAKLWGQEAGRHRVLGDVSERWHSKCRSRAGSSLVSAEQDPGKLVHQKTESEEDCHSQAKAKEGPTRHDSHRQNLPGQSADISVEARSDIKQSTGVSSASSSHAASPRLRQRLLGIFRRLKDKRGEVQSPQREEVKIREEKPRNAQILSRGAADGPVDKHRSVTHESREVRTLPLAALQSTTFEESVATIDVDTQQDVTEDTAVQVPEKLSNLRAFWETANTSPKNKFSRKERNEEDISGASHGLQTYAESLNKMSPHILSPQTEYKRLVDVSKEDGTYRANPVLIYEETDDSLTVLESQESFVTPVQKKLEGVPPNLTRQSSSSPPEETPAKISELRHFWEKETTGPRVITAKVKEDNKVVSPQPDRRTSIDNRENSDESKVLKSLKVTDKGFVIQSPERTRMMSSGGAGKVKADTKPQPRPLSPSKSKNHDDDVRMSPSKTCHPRVLPTESPSPKRSRLDGSPLKTFPINIDLVEQEKPSPMPRQTRSPLRGAKQPEDCDTFKTQHTPSTSPKSKPTPEKRVGSLTRLARSFIPQDYQHYLGPQEKEHVPPFHQEKSEENDLRDFVDNQSPLISSWIVQKKDGNSGQEAATTRAWSLPRASSSSYDDSPTSIMAALKRLSTRMTVSRSLEDLTSQPSEERTKYGSGKQMNQSLDDVSSLSPSASYSKQLNASVSVPVLQLDETDSDSTFDTSLSRRRNTGSSTSNISLSSGMASMSSQVSGSISSIFHADYGNVEVQGNIQFAMNYIQKLGEFHIFVVHCRDLAVADTKKHRSDPYVKCYLLPDKSKLGKRKTTVKKKTLNPNYSEILRFKIFKELLRTHNLNVSVWHNDVFGRNIFLGEVDLDLSEWDFSNTQINEYTLKARVSAQTPAVSPSRQVDGRGQMRVALRFLPQTSHSSRTSRMETGEVQIWVKDCKSLPSVRGVIIDPFVKCTVLPDTNRKSRQKTRVVKRTANPMFNHTMVYDGFRAEDLREACVEITVWDHDRLNSHFIGGLRLGLGTGQSYGVDVPWMDSTTAEAHLWQRMLQSDGEWVEDVLPLRIFLMAMAMSK
- the sytl2a gene encoding synaptotagmin-like protein 2 isoform X2, with the translated sequence MIDLSFLTEEEQETILSVLQRDSELKKSEEQRVQKLHQSLSNRDQLKYLTGDWFYETKQLRHQDRIHGSDIILASMRHTTQKPLTILELSQILPEESSFVGSDNKEVFVPPLLCGLLQENNTDRYQNQDPYDTFKDIQSTTKQRKNPFNSELCAHQALEEDHTPEQTEDALPSFDCSISYVSNLRQDASLASQDASKNGAVSTGSNDSFADTDGPEGRQTNSSAPRGILKPLLSSSFTDTSVTDLDVQNPIIVDPSNDTWTDRRQVRFNSMVTQGSVERQKGKELGEHSLLDFDSSAPSEMRNGLNNYDLEGLGETSAGTQRPVLNQSQEDAQDDDVSCKNEAKLWGQEAGRHRVLGDVSERWHSKCRSRAGSSLVSAEQDPGKLVHQKTESEEDCHSQAKAKEGPTRHDSHRQNLPGQSADISVEARSDIKQSTGVSSASSSHAASPRLRQRLLGIFRRLKDKRGEVQSPQREEVKIREEKPRNAQILSRGAADGPVDKHRSVTHESREVRTLPLAALQSTTFEESVATIDVDTQQDVTEDTAVQVPEKLSNLRAFWETANTSPKNKFSRKERNEEDISGASHGLQTYAESLNKMSPHILSPQTEYKRLVDVSKEDGTYRANPVLIYEETDDSLTVLESQESFVTPVQKKLEGVPPNLTRQSSSSPPEETPAKISELRHFWEKETTGPRVITAKVKEDNKVVSPQPDRRTSIDNRENSDESKVLKSLKVTDKGFVIQSPERTRMMSSGGAGKVKADTKPQPRPLSPSKSKNHDDDVRMSPSKTCHPRVLPTESPSPKRSRLDGSPLKTFPINIDLVEQEKPSPMPRQTRSPLRGAKQPEDCDTFKTQHTPSTSPKSKPTPEKRVGSLTRLARSFIPQDYQHYLGPQEKEHVPPFHQEKSEENDLRDFVDNQSPLISSWIVQKKDGNSGQEAATTRAWSLPRASSSSYDDSPTSIMAALKRLSTRMTVSRSLEDLTSQPSEERTKYGSGKQMNQSLDDVSSLSPSASYSKQLNASVSVPVLQLDETDSDSTFDTSLSRRRNTGSSTSNISLSSGMASMSSVSGSISSIFHADYGNVEVQGNIQFAMNYIQKLGEFHIFVVHCRDLAVADTKKHRSDPYVKCYLLPDKSKLGKRKTTVKKKTLNPNYSEILRFKIFKELLRTHNLNVSVWHNDVFGRNIFLGEVDLDLSEWDFSNTQINEYTLKARVSAQTPAVSPSRQVDGRGQMRVALRFLPQTSHSSRTSRMETGEVQIWVKDCKSLPSVRGVIIDPFVKCTVLPDTNRKSRQKTRVVKRTANPMFNHTMVYDGFRAEDLREACVEITVWDHDRLNSHFIGGLRLGLGTGQSYGVDVPWMDSTTAEAHLWQRMLQSDGEWVEDVLPLRIFLMAMAMSK